In Kushneria marisflavi, the following are encoded in one genomic region:
- the nfo gene encoding deoxyribonuclease IV, with amino-acid sequence MHYIGAHVSAAGGVDQAVKRAVDIGANAFALFTKNQRQWKAKPLDDSVIEAFKKACHHHGFTPEQILPHDSYLINLGHPEAEGLAKSRAAFLDEMQRCEQLGLTLLNFHPGSHLRKISESECLKIIAESINEALAQTRGVTAVIENTAGQGSNLGYRFEQLAEIIEQVDDKSRVGVCIDTCHAFAGGYDLRTEASTQAVLDELDTVVGIEYLRGMHLNDAKSTLDSRVDRHHSLGQGNIGSAAFKTIMQDPRIGGIPMILETIEPAIWDQEIAWLRAQAGTAGD; translated from the coding sequence ATGCATTATATTGGAGCACATGTCAGCGCCGCTGGTGGCGTTGACCAGGCGGTCAAACGCGCCGTAGACATTGGTGCCAATGCCTTTGCGCTGTTTACCAAGAATCAACGTCAGTGGAAGGCCAAACCACTCGATGACAGCGTTATCGAGGCATTTAAAAAGGCATGCCACCATCATGGCTTTACGCCTGAGCAGATTCTTCCCCATGACAGTTATCTGATCAATCTGGGCCACCCGGAAGCCGAAGGGCTGGCCAAATCGCGCGCGGCTTTTCTCGATGAGATGCAGCGCTGCGAGCAGCTTGGTCTGACCCTGCTCAATTTCCACCCGGGCAGCCATCTGCGCAAGATCAGTGAAAGCGAATGCCTGAAGATCATTGCCGAGTCCATCAACGAGGCGCTGGCGCAAACCCGAGGCGTGACCGCTGTCATCGAAAATACGGCCGGCCAGGGCAGTAATCTGGGCTATCGTTTCGAACAGCTTGCAGAAATCATCGAGCAGGTAGATGACAAGTCACGCGTCGGCGTCTGTATCGATACCTGTCACGCTTTCGCCGGTGGCTACGACCTGCGCACTGAAGCCTCGACTCAAGCTGTGCTGGATGAACTGGACACAGTGGTCGGCATTGAATACTTGCGCGGCATGCATCTCAACGATGCCAAAAGCACACTGGATAGCCGCGTGGATCGTCATCACAGCCTGGGCCAGGGCAATATCGGCAGTGCGGCTTTCAAGACCATCATGCAGGACCCACGGATTGGTGGCATTCCCATGATTCTAGAAACCATCGAGCCTGCCATCTGGGACCAGGAAATCGCATGGCTGCGCGCGCAGGCCGGCACTGCCGGCGACTGA
- a CDS encoding FlgO family outer membrane protein: MVSQRFSRLPLTVALLICMLVTGCSSLPGYNTVPEPPTLLSRVDTAAEQLVKNAHGRLSPNDTVIATTFVDVDQLGRSSTLGRTLTETMTSKLVEQGLNVIEVKLRDSLYIEEYTGELILSRNVQRLANNYNASAVLLGTYAVARGEVFVNARLVRLADQLVLGASSFRVPMDADVQTLLMSPY, translated from the coding sequence ATGGTAAGCCAACGATTTTCTCGTCTGCCGCTGACGGTGGCACTACTGATCTGCATGCTGGTGACGGGCTGCTCTTCCCTGCCGGGATATAACACTGTGCCCGAGCCCCCCACCCTGCTTTCCCGAGTCGATACGGCTGCCGAGCAGCTGGTCAAGAATGCTCATGGCCGTCTGTCGCCCAACGATACGGTCATTGCGACCACCTTTGTCGACGTGGACCAGCTTGGCCGCTCCTCCACGCTCGGCCGCACGTTGACCGAAACCATGACGTCCAAGCTGGTCGAACAGGGCCTCAACGTTATCGAGGTCAAGCTGCGTGACAGCCTGTATATCGAGGAGTACACCGGCGAGCTGATCCTGTCTCGCAATGTGCAGCGGCTGGCCAACAACTACAATGCCAGCGCCGTACTGCTGGGCACCTATGCCGTCGCGCGGGGCGAAGTGTTCGTCAATGCCCGGCTCGTTCGCCTGGCCGACCAGCTCGTTCTGGGTGCCAGCAGTTTTCGGGTGCCCATGGACGCCGATGTTCAGACGCTGCTGATGTCACCCTACTGA
- a CDS encoding 2-isopropylmalate synthase, giving the protein MTAFNHRKYSPAPRVAAFNRQWPDRDLESAPIWVSEDLRDGNQALLEPMSVKQKKRFWKQIIRVGIKEVMVGFPSASQPDYDFVRWLIEEDQIPEDVTIAVLVQCREHLIEKSFEALVGVKRAIIHLYNSTSTTQRERVFEMDRDGIVNIAVSGAQWVKEHADRYPQVDWRFQYSPESFSSTELDFSLAICEAVMDVWQPTPDNKCILNLPNTVEVAGPHHHADQIEYFCQNISRRDSVIISVHTHNDRGGAVAAAELALLAGAERVEGTLLGNGERTGNMDIVTLAMNLYSQGIDPGLDLSRPDEIIQVVTECTGIAMHPRHPWVGEMVYTAFSGSHQDAIRKSLKKQGDDEPWQVAYLPIDPRDIGRDYQAVIRVNSQSGKGGMAFLLERDYGISLPRWMMLALAPHVQKESERLSGELSSESIRRLLFTTFMREGPLSLVDYRLSRASDEGLFITLEQDGEHLTLEGSGNGAMSAFMNAWQRHSGQQIGILDYNEHSLGEDSEANAIAFVQLNVDGQRICAVAEDSDTVSASLKAIISGINLCNEMTGARDSLTAMADSV; this is encoded by the coding sequence ATGACTGCTTTCAATCATCGCAAGTACAGCCCTGCACCGCGTGTGGCCGCCTTTAATCGTCAGTGGCCCGATCGCGATCTCGAATCCGCGCCAATCTGGGTCAGTGAAGACCTGCGCGATGGCAACCAGGCGCTACTGGAGCCGATGAGCGTGAAGCAGAAAAAGCGCTTTTGGAAGCAGATCATTCGTGTCGGCATCAAGGAAGTCATGGTTGGCTTTCCCTCGGCCAGCCAGCCTGATTATGACTTCGTCCGCTGGCTGATCGAGGAGGATCAGATTCCCGAGGATGTCACCATTGCCGTACTGGTGCAGTGTCGTGAACACCTGATCGAGAAAAGTTTCGAGGCTCTGGTGGGCGTCAAGCGCGCCATTATTCACCTCTATAATTCCACGTCGACCACCCAGCGTGAGCGCGTGTTCGAAATGGACCGCGACGGTATCGTCAATATTGCAGTCAGCGGCGCGCAGTGGGTCAAGGAGCATGCCGACCGGTATCCACAGGTCGACTGGCGTTTTCAGTATTCTCCGGAAAGCTTCTCCAGTACCGAACTCGATTTCTCGCTGGCCATTTGTGAAGCTGTCATGGATGTGTGGCAGCCCACGCCCGACAACAAGTGCATTCTGAACCTTCCCAATACGGTGGAAGTGGCCGGACCGCATCATCATGCCGACCAGATCGAATATTTCTGTCAGAACATCAGTCGTCGTGACAGCGTCATTATTTCGGTACACACCCACAATGATCGCGGCGGTGCAGTGGCCGCAGCAGAACTGGCCCTGCTGGCGGGCGCCGAGCGCGTCGAAGGCACGCTTTTGGGTAACGGCGAGCGCACCGGCAACATGGATATCGTTACGCTGGCGATGAATCTCTACAGTCAGGGTATCGACCCCGGGCTTGATCTGTCGCGTCCGGACGAAATCATTCAGGTCGTGACCGAGTGCACCGGCATTGCCATGCACCCCCGTCACCCCTGGGTGGGCGAGATGGTCTATACCGCCTTTTCCGGCAGTCACCAGGATGCCATTCGCAAGTCACTCAAGAAGCAGGGCGACGACGAACCCTGGCAGGTGGCCTATCTGCCGATCGACCCACGCGATATCGGTCGTGACTACCAGGCGGTGATTCGCGTCAACAGTCAGTCCGGCAAGGGGGGCATGGCCTTTTTGCTCGAGCGCGACTACGGCATCAGCCTGCCACGCTGGATGATGCTGGCGCTGGCCCCTCATGTGCAAAAGGAGAGCGAGCGGCTGAGCGGCGAGCTTTCCAGCGAGTCCATTCGCCGTCTGCTGTTTACGACCTTCATGCGGGAAGGGCCGTTGTCGCTTGTGGATTATCGTTTGTCACGCGCCAGCGATGAAGGCCTCTTCATCACGCTTGAGCAGGACGGTGAGCATCTGACACTGGAAGGCAGCGGTAACGGCGCGATGTCGGCCTTCATGAATGCTTGGCAGCGCCACAGCGGCCAGCAGATCGGTATCCTTGATTACAACGAGCATTCACTGGGTGAAGACAGTGAAGCCAATGCCATTGCCTTTGTGCAGCTCAACGTGGATGGTCAGCGAATCTGCGCCGTCGCCGAGGACAGCGACACCGTCAGCGCCTCGCTCAAAGCAATCATTTCAGGCATTAACCTGTGTAATGAAATGACCGGAGCGCGGGATAGCCTGACAGCGATGGCCGACAGCGTCTGA
- a CDS encoding Lrp/AsnC family transcriptional regulator, protein MSERQPVIAIDRYDRHILEILQTEGRISNQALADRVGLSPSPCLRRVRALEESGLITGYQAQVDARRLGYRLMALVHISMDRHTPERFANFEQRVAALPEVIECLMITGQEVDYQLKIRVEDMDDYQRLLLEHITPIEGVTGVHSNFVLRPVFGNRPISTDLITPY, encoded by the coding sequence ATGTCTGAAAGACAACCCGTCATTGCCATCGATCGCTATGATCGACATATTCTTGAAATACTTCAGACGGAAGGTCGTATCAGCAATCAGGCCCTGGCCGACCGGGTAGGGTTGTCGCCGTCCCCCTGCCTGAGGCGGGTGCGGGCACTTGAAGAAAGTGGCCTGATCACCGGCTATCAGGCCCAGGTCGATGCTCGAAGGCTGGGCTATCGGCTGATGGCCCTGGTCCACATTTCGATGGATCGCCATACGCCCGAGCGCTTTGCCAATTTCGAACAGCGCGTCGCCGCCCTGCCTGAAGTTATCGAATGCCTGATGATCACTGGTCAGGAAGTCGATTATCAGCTCAAGATTCGTGTGGAGGATATGGACGACTATCAGCGCCTGCTGCTGGAACACATCACTCCGATCGAAGGGGTCACCGGCGTTCACTCCAACTTTGTGCTGCGCCCGGTATTTGGCAATCGCCCCATTTCCACTGACCTTATCACCCCATACTGA
- a CDS encoding invasion associated locus B family protein, with the protein MLLRRISASGLLALMATLFSLYVVPAAQAQPQNAPDADIKQFRDWEVRCPKGGGNDAHCTMTQLVNSPNSKRPVMRVVVAYPPQSSDPVMVFLLPLGVRLAPGMQLQVDNGKEIPFPYQVCMDDACRADLPLQGQLLSQLRGGTKATVSLFDPNGQRLDTDISLLGFTDATRAIAP; encoded by the coding sequence ATGCTGTTACGCCGCATTTCGGCTTCAGGGCTTCTGGCCCTGATGGCGACGCTATTTTCCCTCTATGTGGTGCCCGCTGCCCAGGCGCAGCCACAAAACGCACCCGATGCCGATATCAAACAATTCCGGGACTGGGAAGTACGCTGCCCCAAGGGCGGCGGTAATGACGCACACTGCACCATGACGCAGCTCGTCAACAGCCCTAACAGCAAACGCCCTGTCATGCGGGTCGTCGTGGCCTATCCGCCGCAGAGCAGTGATCCGGTCATGGTCTTTCTGCTGCCACTGGGCGTGCGCCTGGCACCCGGCATGCAGCTTCAGGTCGACAACGGCAAGGAAATCCCCTTCCCGTACCAGGTGTGCATGGATGACGCCTGCCGCGCCGATCTGCCCCTTCAGGGTCAGCTGCTCAGCCAGCTGCGTGGCGGCACGAAGGCGACGGTCAGTCTGTTTGATCCCAACGGCCAGCGTCTGGACACCGATATTTCCCTGCTGGGCTTTACCGACGCTACCCGCGCCATCGCCCCCTGA
- the pepN gene encoding aminopeptidase N yields MAEPQAIYLSDYRPPAYRVEKTELTFDLDPNATRVRARLHMHRHDDYDAQAALTLSGHALKTERVAIDGHTLLESEYRIEGDQLIIDRVPTSFVLDTEVVIDPENNTALEGLYVSGPMFCTQCEPEGFRRITWYPDRPDVMAVFTTTVIGDRQRQPVLLSNGNPIERGELPGGRHFVTWEDPHPKPSYLFALVAGSLECVRDSFTTMSGREVALELWVEAQNLEKTDWAMASLKRAMAWDEQAYGREYDLDLFMIVAVDDFNMGAMENKGLNIFNSAAVLANPQTTTDATFQRIEGIVAHEYFHNWSGNRVTCRDWFQLALKEGFTVFRDQSFSSSINSAPVKRIEDAALLRTLQFAEDAGPTAHPVRPDHFIEISNFYTLTIYEKGAEIVRMLSNLLGEEAFRRGSDLYFERFDGQAVRVEDFVETMAEVSGEDLTQFMRWYAQAGTPQLTARSDYDVEQRQLTLTISQQTPPTPGQSDKQALHVPVRMGLIAADGQPVELVLNGESHGTDTVLHLRQAEQQWVFDNVAEGAVPSLLRGLSAPVRLEYPWSRDELSHLMRFDEDGFNRWDATQRLALMAIEEMMVAHQRGELMALDARLIEAFRHLLREPTDDKAVLAEMLRLPSEAWIAEQQERVDIDAIHGARRAAIEQLADNLFPEFESLYHANQRVEAYAPTPEQIASRSLKNVALSYLVANGEPEALNMARAQYEADHNMTDVRAALTLLAHSDRADLGDPAIRAFGERWAHDSLVMDQWFATQVTRPQFDALERVRFLMAHPAFSIKNPNRVRALIGAFTQQNRVNFHRLDGEGYRLLADVVIELNRLNPEIAARMIVPLTRYHRLDEKRQALMRGELERIRQEKLSRNVFEVVEKALA; encoded by the coding sequence ATGGCCGAGCCGCAAGCCATTTATCTCAGTGATTACCGCCCACCAGCCTACCGCGTCGAGAAAACAGAGCTGACCTTTGATCTGGACCCGAATGCCACGAGGGTCAGGGCGCGTCTTCACATGCATCGTCATGACGATTATGACGCTCAAGCAGCATTGACACTTTCCGGTCATGCATTGAAGACCGAACGTGTGGCCATCGATGGCCACACGCTGCTGGAAAGTGAATATCGTATCGAGGGCGACCAGTTAATCATCGATCGCGTACCGACCTCGTTCGTGCTGGATACCGAAGTGGTCATCGATCCGGAAAACAATACGGCGCTGGAAGGTCTCTACGTGTCGGGGCCGATGTTTTGTACCCAGTGCGAGCCTGAAGGGTTTCGACGTATCACCTGGTATCCCGACCGTCCGGATGTGATGGCCGTGTTTACCACAACCGTCATCGGCGATAGACAGCGTCAGCCGGTACTGCTATCCAACGGCAATCCCATCGAGCGTGGCGAGCTGCCGGGCGGTCGTCACTTCGTGACCTGGGAAGACCCGCATCCCAAGCCTTCCTATCTGTTTGCGCTGGTGGCCGGCTCGCTGGAATGCGTGCGCGATAGCTTTACTACCATGAGCGGGCGTGAAGTGGCGCTCGAATTGTGGGTCGAGGCACAGAATCTGGAAAAGACCGACTGGGCCATGGCCTCGCTCAAGCGCGCCATGGCCTGGGACGAGCAGGCCTATGGGCGTGAATACGATCTGGATCTTTTCATGATCGTTGCCGTGGACGACTTCAACATGGGCGCCATGGAAAACAAGGGGCTCAACATCTTCAACAGCGCGGCAGTGCTGGCCAACCCGCAGACCACCACGGACGCCACCTTCCAGCGCATTGAAGGGATCGTGGCACACGAGTATTTCCATAACTGGTCGGGTAATCGTGTGACCTGCCGCGACTGGTTTCAGCTGGCGCTCAAGGAAGGCTTTACGGTCTTTCGTGACCAGAGCTTTTCCTCAAGCATCAACTCGGCGCCGGTCAAGCGCATCGAGGACGCCGCGCTGCTGCGCACCCTGCAGTTTGCAGAAGATGCCGGCCCGACGGCACATCCGGTGCGTCCCGATCACTTCATCGAAATTTCGAACTTCTACACCCTGACCATCTATGAAAAGGGTGCCGAAATCGTGCGCATGCTCAGCAATCTGCTGGGAGAAGAGGCGTTTCGTCGCGGCAGCGATCTCTACTTCGAGCGCTTTGATGGTCAGGCCGTGCGGGTCGAGGACTTTGTCGAGACCATGGCCGAGGTGTCGGGTGAAGATCTGACCCAGTTCATGCGCTGGTACGCTCAGGCGGGGACACCTCAGCTCACGGCACGCAGCGATTACGATGTCGAGCAGCGCCAGCTTACCCTGACCATTTCTCAGCAAACGCCGCCCACCCCCGGGCAGAGCGACAAGCAGGCCCTGCATGTGCCGGTGCGTATGGGGCTGATCGCCGCTGATGGGCAGCCGGTCGAACTGGTCCTCAACGGTGAGTCACACGGTACCGATACCGTGTTGCATCTTCGCCAGGCCGAGCAGCAGTGGGTCTTTGACAACGTTGCTGAGGGCGCCGTGCCGTCGCTGCTACGGGGGCTGTCAGCGCCGGTTCGCCTTGAATATCCCTGGTCGCGCGATGAGCTGTCGCATCTGATGCGCTTTGATGAGGATGGTTTCAATCGCTGGGACGCCACGCAGCGGCTGGCGCTGATGGCGATTGAGGAGATGATGGTCGCGCATCAGCGTGGCGAGCTGATGGCGCTTGATGCTCGATTGATCGAGGCCTTTCGACATCTGCTGCGTGAGCCGACCGACGACAAGGCGGTACTGGCCGAAATGCTGCGCCTGCCCAGCGAGGCATGGATTGCCGAGCAGCAGGAGCGCGTGGATATCGATGCCATCCATGGTGCGCGCCGTGCTGCCATCGAACAGCTGGCGGACAACCTGTTTCCCGAGTTCGAAAGCCTCTATCACGCCAATCAACGGGTGGAGGCATACGCGCCCACGCCAGAACAGATTGCCTCACGCAGCCTGAAGAATGTGGCGCTTTCATACCTGGTCGCCAATGGTGAACCCGAGGCGCTCAACATGGCCCGCGCCCAGTATGAGGCCGATCACAACATGACAGATGTGCGTGCGGCGCTGACCCTGCTGGCGCATTCCGATCGGGCTGACCTGGGGGATCCAGCCATTCGCGCCTTCGGTGAGCGCTGGGCACATGACTCGCTGGTTATGGATCAGTGGTTTGCCACTCAGGTGACGCGGCCGCAGTTTGATGCACTGGAGCGCGTCCGCTTTCTGATGGCGCATCCGGCCTTTTCGATCAAAAACCCCAACCGGGTTCGGGCATTGATTGGGGCCTTCACCCAGCAGAACCGGGTCAATTTTCACCGCCTCGACGGGGAGGGCTATCGACTGCTGGCGGATGTGGTCATCGAGCTTAATCGTCTCAATCCGGAAATCGCGGCGCGCATGATTGTGCCGCTGACGCGTTATCATCGCCTCGACGAAAAGCGTCAGGCACTGATGCGTGGCGAGCTTGAGCGTATTCGGCAGGAAAAGCTTTCGCGTAACGTGTTTGAGGTGGTGGAAAAGGCGCTGGCCTGA
- a CDS encoding YbaN family protein, whose amino-acid sequence MRYLWIGLAGLCFALGVAGVFLPLLPTTPFMLAAVALATKGSPRFASWIRQHRLAGPPLQRWERERAISTCAKGLAVMTLLFSAVVIWLTIPSLAVRVGVTALLIGIGSWLVTRATPSR is encoded by the coding sequence ATGCGCTATCTCTGGATAGGCCTTGCGGGGCTCTGTTTTGCGTTAGGCGTTGCCGGGGTCTTTTTACCGCTGCTGCCCACCACACCCTTTATGCTGGCGGCGGTCGCGTTGGCTACGAAAGGGTCGCCGCGCTTTGCCAGCTGGATTCGACAGCATCGGCTGGCGGGGCCGCCCCTGCAGCGCTGGGAGCGCGAACGCGCCATTTCAACATGTGCCAAGGGACTGGCGGTGATGACCCTGCTTTTCAGCGCTGTGGTGATCTGGCTCACCATTCCGTCTCTGGCTGTGCGTGTCGGCGTCACTGCGCTTTTGATCGGTATCGGCAGCTGGCTGGTGACGCGGGCTACCCCTTCCCGATAG
- a CDS encoding YbaN family protein produces the protein MSSLPPDPAADHRARAPIKRALWITLAALCFGIGVVGIFLPLLPATDFMLLSVICASRGSKRFERWIRRNRFAGPLIRAWEEERAIPLPAKVVSIGMMFFSAWVIWIHTGFNWVFWVLLMVLILVGTFVATRPLPSGNARTSNDR, from the coding sequence ATGTCGAGTCTTCCTCCGGATCCTGCCGCGGACCATCGCGCGCGCGCTCCGATCAAGCGTGCCCTCTGGATCACGCTGGCGGCGCTATGTTTCGGCATCGGCGTGGTCGGTATCTTTTTGCCACTGTTGCCGGCGACCGACTTCATGCTGTTGTCCGTTATCTGCGCCTCTCGAGGGTCAAAACGCTTTGAGCGCTGGATTCGGCGCAACCGTTTTGCCGGGCCGCTGATTCGGGCCTGGGAAGAAGAGCGCGCCATTCCCTTGCCTGCCAAGGTCGTGTCGATTGGCATGATGTTTTTCAGTGCCTGGGTGATCTGGATTCACACCGGTTTCAACTGGGTCTTCTGGGTACTCTTGATGGTATTGATCCTGGTGGGGACATTCGTGGCCACTCGTCCGCTGCCTTCCGGCAATGCTCGAACATCCAATGACCGATGA
- a CDS encoding GNAT family N-acetyltransferase codes for MAFTLRAAEGRDAAALNALERTCFGDNEDSFSPSQLKYLVTKANAQTRLIIDEDDALVGYGTLLFRRNEKKARLYSFCLHPDARGQGLGQRLLLALEAVALTRGCDSIYLEVRADNRAAISLYRRMGYEVLHWMEDYYHDGCAAWKMIRSLGEGTGTAP; via the coding sequence ATGGCTTTCACGCTGCGCGCAGCGGAGGGTAGGGATGCGGCGGCACTCAATGCCCTCGAGCGCACCTGTTTTGGTGATAACGAAGACAGCTTCAGCCCCTCACAGCTGAAGTACTTGGTCACAAAGGCCAATGCCCAGACCCGTCTGATTATCGACGAGGATGACGCGCTGGTAGGATACGGGACGCTGTTGTTTCGTCGTAACGAAAAAAAGGCGCGCCTGTATTCCTTTTGTCTGCATCCGGACGCTCGTGGCCAGGGGCTGGGGCAACGGCTGCTGTTGGCGCTGGAGGCAGTGGCCCTGACGCGCGGGTGCGACAGTATCTATCTGGAAGTGCGTGCTGATAACCGTGCGGCCATTTCGCTATATCGCCGCATGGGGTACGAGGTTCTGCACTGGATGGAAGATTACTATCACGATGGCTGTGCCGCCTGGAAAATGATCCGCTCACTGGGTGAGGGTACCGGTACAGCGCCATAA
- a CDS encoding RimK family protein encodes MSRLRIVVDHPSDWRPYYPSDDLVSADEFLALEESTDQDRSTHVINLCSGLDYLETGYYVSLLAQARGQRVQPDVETLNQLKRKALIDLQLDGLNDMMAELNRRGALQGERLDLRLFFGDTGMASLARLGRRLFSHLPCPIMEARLVKRHGDWRLARLQALSLKDVAPEEEDRFARALNAHSRQVWRTPSARRRYRFDLAILVDPAEAMPPSNKSAIKQFIRAGRSMGIDVSLITRRDEGRLAEFDALFIRETTQLDHHTWRMARRAEHEGLVVIDDPQSILRCTNKVYLHALLRARGIPAPEGHLLNRSDLDRLDALADTLTFPQVLKIPDGAFSRGVVKISSKEQLIEEARRLFEDSALLLLQEWMPTEYDWRIGILDGQVLFASRYYMARGHWQIYDHSGGRVRSGGFETMDPAKAPEKVIKTALKATRLIGNGLYGVDLKQSGDRVVVIEVNDNPNLDVGVEDVVLGPELYRRIMAWFLEQMERKRQPIATPVRQQHGS; translated from the coding sequence ATGTCACGTTTGCGTATTGTTGTGGATCACCCCAGCGATTGGCGTCCCTACTATCCCAGTGATGACCTGGTCAGCGCCGATGAATTTCTGGCACTGGAAGAGAGTACGGATCAGGACCGCTCGACTCACGTCATTAACCTTTGCAGCGGCCTCGACTACCTGGAGACCGGCTATTACGTCTCGCTTCTGGCACAGGCACGCGGGCAACGCGTTCAGCCCGATGTGGAGACGCTCAACCAGCTCAAGCGCAAGGCACTGATCGATCTGCAGCTGGACGGGCTCAATGACATGATGGCCGAACTGAACCGCCGCGGCGCGCTGCAGGGTGAACGGCTGGACCTGCGACTTTTCTTTGGTGATACCGGCATGGCATCGCTGGCGCGGCTGGGTCGACGGCTTTTCTCGCACCTGCCCTGCCCGATCATGGAAGCACGACTCGTCAAGCGTCACGGCGACTGGCGGCTGGCACGTCTGCAGGCGCTCTCGCTCAAGGACGTTGCCCCGGAAGAAGAGGATCGCTTTGCTCGCGCGCTGAATGCCCACTCCCGCCAGGTATGGCGAACGCCCTCTGCCCGTCGACGCTACCGGTTCGACCTGGCCATTCTGGTCGACCCGGCAGAAGCCATGCCGCCCAGCAACAAGAGTGCCATCAAGCAGTTCATTCGTGCCGGGCGTTCGATGGGGATCGACGTCAGCCTGATTACCCGACGTGACGAAGGTCGACTGGCTGAATTCGATGCCCTGTTCATCCGCGAAACCACCCAGCTTGATCATCATACCTGGCGCATGGCACGCCGAGCCGAACACGAAGGCCTGGTCGTGATCGACGACCCCCAGTCGATACTGCGCTGCACCAACAAGGTTTATCTCCATGCCTTGCTGCGTGCTCGCGGCATCCCGGCCCCCGAGGGGCATCTGCTCAATCGCAGTGACCTTGATCGTCTGGATGCCCTGGCCGACACCCTCACTTTTCCGCAGGTGCTGAAAATACCCGACGGCGCCTTTTCACGCGGCGTGGTCAAGATCAGTTCCAAAGAGCAGTTGATTGAGGAAGCGCGGCGGCTTTTCGAGGATTCCGCCCTTCTGTTGCTGCAGGAATGGATGCCGACCGAATACGACTGGCGCATCGGCATTCTCGACGGACAGGTGCTGTTTGCCAGCCGCTACTACATGGCCCGAGGACACTGGCAGATCTACGACCACAGCGGAGGTCGGGTGCGAAGTGGCGGCTTCGAGACAATGGATCCGGCAAAGGCACCCGAAAAGGTCATCAAGACCGCGCTCAAGGCCACCCGGCTGATCGGCAATGGTCTTTACGGGGTTGATCTCAAGCAGAGCGGTGATCGAGTGGTGGTCATCGAGGTCAACGATAATCCCAACTTGGATGTTGGCGTGGAAGATGTCGTGCTGGGGCCGGAGCTTTATCGGCGCATCATGGCGTGGTTTCTGGAACAGATGGAGCGCAAGCGCCAGCCCATAGCGACGCCTGTGCGTCAGCAACACGGCTCATGA
- a CDS encoding DUF2797 domain-containing protein: protein MGQLDLESLWCLQTPPVEKLERAGGLSRMMITADATGRAHYHLRLGEHVEPLNVWLGHDITLCFAGRIVCVNCQQPTRKSFGQGHCYACFRRLARCDTCMMAPERCHYFQGTCREPEWGERHCFAPHVVYLASSSGAKVGITKPSQMPTRWLDQGAVQALPILSVASRRQSGMVEALFRNEISDRTHWQRMLKGETADVDLISLRDDLMMRLAPGIASLRAQFGEDNIRAYDEQTVARFDYPVLAWPERVSAFNLERTPQVEGRLMGMKGQYLMLDTGVINLRKYTGYQVSMTLSARS from the coding sequence ATGGGTCAACTAGACCTCGAATCGCTATGGTGTCTTCAGACACCCCCCGTTGAGAAGCTTGAGCGTGCCGGTGGTCTCTCCCGAATGATGATTACGGCAGATGCCACGGGCCGCGCTCACTATCACTTGCGCCTGGGCGAGCATGTTGAACCGCTCAATGTTTGGCTTGGGCACGACATTACACTGTGTTTTGCCGGGCGTATTGTCTGCGTTAACTGCCAGCAGCCCACCCGCAAGAGTTTTGGTCAGGGCCATTGCTACGCTTGCTTTCGGCGCCTGGCACGCTGTGATACCTGCATGATGGCCCCCGAGCGCTGTCATTATTTTCAGGGCACCTGCCGCGAACCCGAATGGGGCGAGCGACACTGCTTTGCCCCTCATGTGGTGTATCTGGCCAGCAGCTCGGGCGCCAAGGTCGGCATTACCAAACCTTCCCAGATGCCCACGCGATGGCTTGATCAGGGAGCCGTTCAGGCCCTGCCAATCCTGTCGGTCGCGTCGCGCCGTCAGTCGGGCATGGTCGAGGCGCTGTTTCGCAACGAAATCAGCGATCGCACCCACTGGCAGCGCATGCTCAAGGGGGAAACCGCTGATGTCGATCTCATCAGCCTGCGTGATGATCTGATGATGCGGCTGGCGCCAGGGATTGCCTCACTCAGGGCGCAGTTCGGAGAGGACAACATTCGGGCATACGACGAGCAGACGGTTGCCCGCTTTGACTATCCGGTGCTGGCCTGGCCCGAGCGCGTCAGCGCCTTCAACCTGGAGCGCACGCCGCAGGTCGAAGGGCGGTTGATGGGCATGAAGGGCCAGTATCTTATGCTCGATACCGGCGTGATCAATCTGCGAAAATATACCGGCTATCAGGTCAGTATGACGCTCTCGGCGCGCTCATGA